In one Bacillus thuringiensis genomic region, the following are encoded:
- a CDS encoding sensor histidine kinase, with amino-acid sequence MNKLGKKLFLSISLTVILIFTISLLLINYLLPKYNIYKTRENLNEFTTQIQNAPVNDLEDVIHIIESENNVTIAYTPINQSEDAMNDALRMQLTKKKVTLNKLWITKDEVMKVKTEGQSNKLYDQGKVKASFFAKYIAKDDTIILIGTSIANSNEIINTLNTFYLYIVCFSLLLIILLVWILSKIITTPLKELSDVAQDISHLQFKRTKVKTNDEIGELANSINIMSEKLHEAHQDLTDRNEHLKRFMGDVTHELKTPIALVKAYSMGIKDGLDDGTYVDTIIKQTDQISNLIEELLRFSKLERDILQKEEFPIEPLVQSILDKHQIELDSKEINLQVNCNAGDTIVYADLNKMRMVFQNLISNAIKYTANQNIIITLEDRNKSIYFQIKNGIPTDKIKDIEKIWEPFYVLESSRSKEKSGTGLGLAIVKSILERHGFEYGVSSIDGEIQFYINVKKD; translated from the coding sequence GTGAATAAACTTGGGAAAAAGCTATTTCTCAGCATTTCTTTAACCGTTATTCTTATATTTACAATTTCTTTATTGTTAATTAACTATCTCCTGCCGAAATATAATATTTATAAAACACGTGAGAACTTAAATGAATTTACAACTCAAATACAAAATGCGCCAGTCAATGACTTAGAAGATGTTATCCATATAATTGAAAGTGAAAATAACGTTACAATTGCGTATACGCCAATTAATCAGTCAGAAGATGCTATGAACGACGCGTTACGCATGCAACTTACGAAAAAGAAAGTAACGTTAAATAAGCTTTGGATTACGAAAGACGAAGTCATGAAAGTGAAAACGGAAGGGCAATCGAATAAACTGTACGATCAAGGAAAGGTAAAAGCGAGTTTTTTTGCTAAATATATTGCGAAAGATGATACGATAATTTTAATTGGTACTTCCATTGCGAATTCAAATGAAATTATAAATACGTTAAATACATTTTACTTATACATCGTATGTTTCTCGCTGCTTCTTATTATTTTACTTGTGTGGATACTTTCAAAAATAATAACGACGCCACTGAAAGAGCTAAGTGATGTAGCTCAGGATATTTCACATTTACAGTTTAAAAGAACGAAAGTGAAAACGAATGATGAAATAGGAGAGTTGGCCAATAGTATTAATATCATGAGCGAAAAACTACATGAAGCACATCAAGATTTAACTGATCGTAATGAACATTTAAAACGATTTATGGGTGATGTAACGCATGAATTAAAGACACCGATCGCATTAGTAAAAGCATACTCTATGGGGATTAAAGATGGATTAGATGATGGGACTTATGTAGATACAATTATTAAACAAACAGATCAAATATCAAACTTAATTGAAGAACTATTACGATTTTCTAAACTAGAAAGAGATATTTTACAAAAAGAAGAATTCCCCATTGAACCACTGGTCCAGAGTATATTAGATAAGCATCAGATTGAACTGGATTCGAAAGAAATTAACTTGCAAGTAAATTGTAATGCGGGCGATACAATCGTTTATGCAGATTTAAATAAAATGAGAATGGTGTTTCAAAATTTAATTTCTAATGCGATAAAATATACAGCAAATCAAAACATAATAATTACATTAGAAGATAGAAATAAAAGTATATATTTCCAAATAAAAAATGGCATTCCTACGGATAAAATTAAGGATATCGAGAAAATTTGGGAGCCTTTTTATGTACTAGAATCTTCTCGTAGTAAAGAAAAATCAGGTACAGGATTAGGTTTAGCGATAGTGAAAAGTATTTTAGAAAGGCATGGTTTTGAATATGGAGTTTCCTCTATAGATGGAGAAATTCAATTTTATATAAATGTGAAAAAGGACTAA
- a CDS encoding GNAT family N-acetyltransferase, protein MILEHFYVFSYLGGLDLKDIHIQQIEDLMEYEFSHLVQDSEEEGFNFLIRLINEYKNKVNVFNKTGECLYGIFQGDMLIGVGGLNKDPYTKDNKIGRLRRFYISKDYRRIGLGNLLLNQLLCHAEKYFEVIVLHADTKQGDVFYTSNGFVKGGLYKGSSHYKLL, encoded by the coding sequence ATGATTCTCGAGCATTTTTATGTGTTTTCGTACTTAGGGGGATTGGACTTGAAAGATATACATATTCAACAAATAGAAGATTTAATGGAATATGAATTCAGTCATCTCGTTCAAGACAGTGAAGAAGAAGGGTTTAATTTCCTTATAAGACTAATAAATGAATATAAAAACAAAGTAAATGTATTCAATAAAACTGGAGAGTGTTTATATGGTATTTTCCAAGGGGATATGTTAATCGGAGTTGGAGGTTTAAATAAAGATCCGTACACAAAAGACAATAAGATTGGGCGGTTGAGGAGATTTTATATTTCCAAGGATTATCGGCGTATAGGGTTAGGGAATTTATTATTAAATCAACTATTATGTCATGCGGAAAAGTATTTTGAAGTGATTGTTTTACATGCTGACACGAAGCAAGGGGATGTGTTTTATACTTCAAATGGATTTGTAAAAGGGGGATTATATAAGGGATCGAGTCACTACAAACTATTATAG
- a CDS encoding response regulator transcription factor: MKVLIADDEQDMLRILKAYFEKEGFEVLLAKDGEEALQIFYDEKIDLAILDWMMPKHSGITVCQEIKKNSSVKVLMLTAKSESEDELAALQSGADEYVKKPFHPGVLITRAKKLIQHDDIIQVQDVKINFAKNKVYKNDIELEITKTELELIKCFLNHKGTILTRKKLLDIVWGFDYFGEERTVDTHVRRLRKKIGENIIKTHRGLGYSLEEQSE, from the coding sequence ATGAAAGTTTTAATTGCAGATGACGAACAAGATATGTTAAGGATTTTAAAAGCTTATTTTGAAAAAGAAGGCTTTGAAGTATTATTAGCGAAAGACGGAGAGGAAGCACTTCAAATATTTTATGATGAAAAAATTGATTTAGCTATTTTGGATTGGATGATGCCGAAACATAGTGGTATTACTGTCTGTCAGGAAATAAAAAAGAATTCAAGCGTAAAAGTATTAATGCTTACGGCGAAAAGTGAAAGTGAAGATGAATTAGCAGCGCTTCAAAGTGGGGCAGATGAGTACGTAAAAAAACCATTTCATCCAGGAGTACTAATTACACGAGCGAAAAAACTTATTCAGCATGATGATATTATTCAAGTACAAGATGTAAAGATAAATTTCGCCAAAAATAAAGTATATAAAAATGATATAGAGTTAGAAATTACAAAAACAGAGCTCGAATTAATAAAATGCTTTTTAAATCATAAAGGAACTATTTTAACTCGTAAAAAATTGTTAGACATTGTATGGGGATTTGACTATTTTGGAGAAGAGAGAACGGTTGATACACATGTAAGAAGGCTGCGTAAAAAAATTGGAGAAAATATTATTAAGACGCATCGTGGGCTGGGTTATAGTTTGGAGGAACAAAGTGAATAA